The Nicotiana tomentosiformis chromosome 2, ASM39032v3, whole genome shotgun sequence genome includes the window accaatACAAATTTCTGACATTGAGAATACTTTTCGAGAAAAAGTAGGCAAACAAGTTTTCTGAAATTTTACGTGACAACTTATTTGACAACATTACAAGAGAAATAGCTTACTTAATAATTGCTTGTTCAAATGTTGAATGCTCCTCTCTCTCCAACTTAAATGCCAGTTGATTCCATTCTCTCTGAAGTTAAATAGCCAAACTGGCAGCAGACCCCACAATCAAAGCCACCAAACCTAGCCGTAGACATCTTTCATTTATGTCAAGACCAACCCCAGCAATAAATTTTAACTCAAAATGGGAAAAACATGTGTATATTCCAATTTATATGATTTGTCAAATTAACGATTATGAAAATGATGTCTAATATTTTTACTCCACCTTTTTAAGAGAACTCCATTCCATTGATATATGACCTTTGGATTCATAAGTAGGGGTAAGGAGGAGCACGTAGGAATGTCAACCACTTTATAATGTCAACCACTTCATAAGCCACTAGTAGTTAAGATAAAGAAAACAACACCTTGTATAGGATCGGCGGAGCTCAAAGAAGCAAGCCCCTATTAGAGAAATTCAGCGCTAGCCTAGCTAGCTAACGTTTTTCAGCTGGCTGTGTTACGCTAGTTGTAGCGCTCCTTCTCTCAATTTGGAAAGATTTTTCAGCATTTTCTTATGAAGACATGGTCAAGAGAGTACAATACATCAGCGTAAATGATTTACTTTTTACGGGAAAAATAACTTAAAAATTGTGCTGCTTACATCGTGAAATATATTTGTTTACTTCCCTTTATCGATCTACAATGGTATAGTATCTACTTGTCTAGAATGCGTTTCCTTTTCTGTACATTGGATTACTAATATTGATTATGTAGGCTGTTTGGGTCTGGGTGCTTAGAAAACTTCATGTACTATCATACTTAAACATTATTTTAGGAGCGATCGAACTATATATGGAATTATCGAAGAACTGAATTAAACATAGGGATTGCTTTTTAAAGCATTGAAGATGCACAACATAATACACTGTTTAAGCCGTACACTAGGAGTTGCTATTATAGACAAGTGAAGTATGGTTAGCTTGCAGCTGATGCAACACTCACTGGCACAGGCATTATGGAGCGTCCAATATTATCATTAACATGGGATGGCAAATCGTCAAAGCCCCAAAATTTAGCAGTTTTAACATCTTCCTTAGCCATCAATCTGGAAAATTCTTCATGATCGTAATGCAATGTGGCTTTTCCCCCAAACTCTCTTGGAAGGTTTTCAGCATCGAAAAATATCTTCATCAACTCCGTGCTCTCTTTGTTATTCGGATACACAAACTTTATCTTCGCAAATGTTTTTGCATCAATAAAGTACTTTACAACCTGCAGAGCATTGAACAATTGGGATCAGTGATGGATCGCTTTGGAGTTTAAAAATCCGTGGGATCAGCCACTGATACATAAATGAAGAGGGAAGAATCAAACCTTCCAAAATGCCTCGAAAAATCTAGGAGGACTATACAGAACAACTATAGCAAGCCTCTCGGGGTAATGATTCTGCAAAAGGTAAATGACATCGCGTGCAATTTTAATGGAAATGTTGGTGTTTAATGAGCATCCGCTGAAGTCAATCAACCAACACATTTGTTCTTGGCCTTCTGGTAGGTTAAGGATTGCATTCTCCAACAGATAGACTAGATGACGAACGTTACCTTCTGGAGATGATGTATTCTGTTATCGATTAAGCAGAACAATGAGAATATTAACCATTTGATATCAGACATAGAATGGATTTTATTTAAAGGTAAGATATCAAGAGTACTTAACCTGTTTCCCAGGCCTCATTATAAGTACGGTTCCCCCTAGTCGGTCACAGAAATTGGCTTTGGAAACTTTGCCAGTTTCACCTTCATGTGCTACTTCATGCTGATAAAGTGCAACATCGTCATTTCAGAATCATCTTCCAACTTCCAAGATTATACCAAAGTAAAGTTGATGAAAGAAAAACACAGAAACAAAGTTGTTCTAGTAATACTTAGTGCAGCAATAATCAAAACCA containing:
- the LOC104101477 gene encoding uncharacterized protein; translation: MFRRKLCPTNEANDSANRDAKVCELRAALGPLSGRSLKFCTDACLRRHLEARNWKLDKAKKMLEETLKWRSTYKPEEIRWHEVAHEGETGKVSKANFCDRLGGTVLIMRPGKQNTSSPEGNVRHLVYLLENAILNLPEGQEQMCWLIDFSGCSLNTNISIKIARDVIYLLQNHYPERLAIVVLYSPPRFFEAFWKVVKYFIDAKTFAKIKFVYPNNKESTELMKIFFDAENLPREFGGKATLHYDHEEFSRLMAKEDVKTAKFWGFDDLPSHVNDNIGRSIMPVPVSVASAAS